The sequence below is a genomic window from Lolium perenne isolate Kyuss_39 chromosome 7, Kyuss_2.0, whole genome shotgun sequence.
tgatgccataattgtcacactcatctatatttgaattgcaaataatttgatgtagcccaatatgaattatattgtacaaaacacgcatttttcattttgtaattcttttgtttgaatcccttagtctatttactacttatgtgcccttggattcttagtactactcagttctgCCCTCaagttatcctgattggttgaaccGTTGTCAcatggatcgactccacgaaccgttgatcaactgatctaacagGCAGTATACCCCtttccgtctcttcgtggccacccctctctctctctgtcggtggagagtTCCACCtctctatttatgtgcaataacgagtttgccacgTAATATAGTTTGCGGATTTCAatgaatgcattatttgtcacccctctaacaattatcaactatctttagctttccttttcttttaggaaatatagtttgggatatagtgttggtaatttgaaacggccaaaaagtggtataattttggtataaacatgaggcatacatatttgcggatttcggtgaatgcattattgtcacccctctaacaattataaaCTATCTTTAGTTTTCCTTttgttttagggaatatagtttgggatatagttttggtaatttgaaatggcccaaaagtggtataattttggtataaacatgaggcatacatatttgcggattttggtgaatgcattattgtcacccctctaacaattatcaactatctttagctttccttttcttttagggaatatagttgggaATAtaattttggtaatttgaaacaacccaaaagtggtataattttggtataaacatgaggcatacatatttgcagatttcggtgaatgcattattgtcacccctctaacaattatcaactatctttagctttccttttcttttagggaatatagttttggtaattttggTAGAAACACGAGACATACATATTTGGCATATTttggggatttcggtgaatgaattatttgtcacccctctaataattatcaactttctttagcattccaatatagttggtaatttcggtgaatgcacacactaactatgaaaacgactacaagtacatgtaactgaataatggatttgtaacaaggtatccattGTAACatattctagcgcctggtgagcaatgataagaatctgatcgcaattatacaacagaaaaaactaccagccatcagattagcttgcttcttcaactcgatcagctgccttaacagctttttcattttcttcagttctcccttcactttcaccagtcctgcattgggagcattaggcataatcggaatggCTCCACTCTCCCCCGcaatctctacagcaagtcccccctcccaaattgtgctccccaatagcgccaattgattcctgcaattgaagcctctgaacgtacacatcgatccactctaaatgcctgcatttcttcagaatctgaaaacaacaacgtgaaccctaaatcccaaattcgagggaataacaagaaaatcgagagaaaacagagaaattggagcgagatctaaccatatccccctctctatatggcaagctctcgcatgcaaggaactcacgtccacggttgccgttgtcgtccgtcttacagatcgaccgcttcagaggctcctggcgtgggcagtcagggcatcttgtcaaaggcaaggGTCCATACtgtggccatgaagaacgggaggtcgaagagaaactagacatcacccatcTGCCGAAGAAGGGCTgctgctggcggagaagaagaacaataatGGGGCGcatggaaagaaaggggaagcaatggcacgggcacgggcgcggggaaagaaaggggaagcaatggcacgggcacgggcgcggggctggcacgggctcccattttgcaacggtcacctgggtaagctgtgggttcggcgtgctaacgtggacaagttgtgggtcccacgatgatctggataagtggagacgtgtccactgcggagcACCAACAACggtcccacttgccagcaccaaccaacggtcaacttaacgggaatcctccgtccaaggtccttctgcgggtttcagacaagggattGGGGAAaattgaggaaaaactaaggagctagggaaaactgagtacaactaaggacccgagggcacggaaatagaaaaCCCAAAATTGTATGCCCATTCATCATATCCGCATAAATAGATTTGACAGTGAAACTGTAGGTAGTTAATTTCCAAACAATAACATCTGGTTCTTCCGTCAAATTAACCTTTATTAGGTGATGGAGAAGGTGCAGTCAAGCATCCCATTTATTGTTGGATAGCCATCTTCTGAAATAGGTATTCAATGGAGGTCGTGTTAAAACGTCTGCCACCATATATTGCTAGGCTAGTGGTTGCTTGCCTAACCATGTGTCTTCCCAGAACCCCGGTTTTCTGACCGTTGCCTACCTTGAAAGATCCCCGGAGAAGAACTCATCTTTAGCTTCCATTAGTCCTATCCAGAAAGGAGACTCAGTGAGTATTGTGGCCACTTGTGACAAAGTTCTATTTCAGGGGTTTTTATTATGCAGAAACTTCTACCAAAAAGATAGCGTAAACATTAGTAAAGTAGTTAGGATTGAATTAATAAGCACTAATCTATCTTCGTACGAGAGTAACTTGCTTTGCTAGCAACACATATTGGTTCAAAGCGGTTCTCTACTGAATTTTATTCCTTATTTAGAAGTCTTGTTTAGTGGATTGGGATGCCCAAGTATCGAAAAGTGAGAGAACCGGCCCCACACCCGAAAATTTGCTTATAGCGTTCCTCTCGATCATTAGGCTTTCCAAAAcagaaaattttacttttatataTGAAAGTTGATCTTAAGCCCAGATAGTTGTTGAAAGATGCGAAATCTGGGGCGACAAAAATTGATGCGAAATCTTGGGCGAAAAATTTGGCGGGAAATATTGGTACGCACAAATTGGCGGGAACTTTTAGGTGGGAAAATGATACATCAACGCACAATGCAACTTGAATAAAGATACAAAGCTACACTCCAGCTTAAATAAGGATACAAACATATAACTAAAATTAAGATACAAAGCTACACTATAACTGATATTAAGATACAAAGCTACACTACAACTAAAATTAATATACATAAATCTAGTGGTCCTGAGTTCACTCGTGGCCATTTTTCAGCCTTATCACCATGTTCTTCCGCTGCCTTTGCCTGAGTAGCTTTTTCTCTCTTCTGCAGCATCTCCACCTCACGGAGCACCTTCAACTTCACCTCCTCCTACGCATGTCTCTTCCACTAGTAATCAAGACACTCATGTTGCTCCTCACGATGCTTCTTCAGACATCTCTCTCACGCTGCTTTGGCCTTTTCAGTTGCCTTCTCTGCTGCCTCCTCTTCCATGAAATCAGACCACGCACTACGATGCCTATCATGAATCTCTTTGGTACCCTACTCAGGCTGCTCCATGTCAATTCAGTGGTACCACATGCAGAGTGGCGGAGGAGACTGCAAAAACGTAAGAATATTACTTCAAACACAAATGAAACGAACAATGTGTCTATTCTACTTGCTTACAACATATCAGAGGCCTAGGGTAGGCCGAGCTTGCGGGTGCATCGTGATCATAGTTGGCAcacctgaaaaaaatcatgccaaACATAACAGAGAAATCTTTGAACTCCTTCACCTTCGCAAGATCGCCGCAACGAAAACGCCTGCTCGAATCCCATGGGGGCAAGGTtgcatccttcttcctcctcggccTACGGTCCTGGTCCGAGTAAGGCACACTCATGGCAGCAAAGAGATGCGATAGAATAACAAAGAAAAAATGGAGAGAAACAATGGTACTTCGAAAGTATTTAGAGGTTGGTCTTTTATAGAGATATGACGCGAAAAATTGGTGGCAAATGGTGGTGGGAAAGAGGTTGGCGGGAAAGGGTTCGCGCGAGGAGGGATGTAGCGTGGGAATGGACTCGGGTAAGGGTAGCCGGATGGCAGGAATCGGGTGTGCGTAGTCTCATGGCCACTAGTAGGGTTATAGTGGCCCGACAACCTTCAGTCGGGCCATTGTTCCCCGATTCCTTCCCTGTCTACTCTGCGCAGCCCCTGGCCCACCACTAGCCCACGAAATCTAGAGTAATCGACATACCGTTCCTCGACAACTACCTACCGGGAAACAGTTGGAAGACAGTGTATTATTCTTGTAGTTTGGTGAAAATGAGTATTATTTTTGGAAATAAAGAAAAAATGTATCATTAAAAAAATCgtcatatgctccctctactatTTTTTTTTGAAGTGTTATGTTTTTTGAAAACAATTATACATGTGCATCTCCACAATATATGGGCATTCGTCAAGTTTCGCGTTTTGTGGTCTACCTAAAAAGGAGAAAAATTATCTTCTGAGAAAATCTTATTTGTAGCAccaaattttatattttttatgCATTCCGCACGAtaagtcgatttttcatgaaacgactttgtggacGCTAGCACATGAACATGTACGTGTTTTTTGATTCAATTTTTTTGATATTTCGAAAATATGTCTAAGATGCTTttcaaaataaagagagcatatgcTCCCACGTGCCAAAAACACCACTCCCACAAATACCGTTAAACCGAACTAAGATGTTGTGTAATGAGTTCTAATAATGTTTGCCTGCAGTTTTTATCTATTTGAGGGTTACGTTTGCCTGCGCATGGGCCTCATGAAGTATTCTATTAGGGGACCTGGATGACAAGTTAGAGCCCGAAAGGCTACAACGAGCACAAACTCTGTGCTCTATGGATAAAACCCAACATAGTCCAGCCCAAGAATATGGTGATTCACTGGATCAGCCTGGACCAGGTCTTCGACCTCAATTCACAATCCATAATTTCTCCACAAATAGGGATGGCACCCGCAGGGTATGGGTATGGGTAGAgccatcccatacccgtacccttCACCTTCAATCTTACCCGtcacccgtacccatacccgTGAACGGGTACAAGTTTTTCCCATACCCGTCACCCGGCAGGGTAAATGGGTACCCGCGGGTAAAAAATACCCGCACTTACAACGTATAAAGTTGTTCAAAAATATATGAAATGAGGTAAAGCGATCCTAAATAGTGGTCTAATCCTCACTAACCTACCAGCGATTTTCAGATCAGGAAGCGTGAGGTTCAACCAAGCAATGTGAAGGCGCACTTAGGGGAAAATTAAGTAGTTCAAAACATTACGGCTGCCCACTTGTCAAATTTATATGGGTAAATGGGTACACGGGTATGGGTTGTACAATCCCATACCGTACCCGCTCTACCCGATGGGTATGATATTTTCCTGTTTACAAACCCATGGGTAATATTTTGTCCCATACCCGTATTCCTATTGGGTTTTTACCCGCGGGTACGCGGGTCATGGGTACCCATTGCCATCCCTATCCACAAAGCACATGATATGGCACCAGTAGGTGTCTAAAGCTAAAACTAGTGCAGTGGCTTAAAACATTGTTAAAGCCATATAAAAATGTTATAAAAGAGCATAATTTAGCCTTTTAGGCCATGCAAACAGAGGAGGTCAGCTAATTAATTCGACGGATCCTCAAAACTTGTCACTTCCTGAACTCTTTTGGTCCCAGGTGCCGCCTCTTAATTTTATATtgctgtaagagcatctccagtcgcatccTCCAAACGACGTCTGACAAAAGCGTCGGATTGGTCATTTGGAGGATGTTCAGACCAAATTTGCGTTTGGAGGAGGTCCTTTTCctagccacgtcccccaaacgcaacCTCCAAATAAAAAGCAAGTGTAAAAGTCGTGTCCGGCGTCCCTGATAGAGCCTCTCACAGGGGATGAGTTAGGGACGCCGGATAATATTTAGGGCACGTCCGGACCGAAGCGGCCTTTGGGGCACGTGACTGGGATGTTTTTTTAGCCCGCgtcccccaaatccctttggaggacgctttgagggacgcggctggagatgctctaagaagcTAAAAAATATGTGGGTGTTGTTTTATTTGTAATATTAAATTGACTTTGCAAGGCATATAATATCCCCCTTTTTCTGTTTTGATAAGGAAGAATGCACATTACGTCCTAGAGTGTTTGTTGTGTCACAAAATTCCCTCGCTTGTGTTACTATTGTAATATTGACGGAAgtccaaatataccctctatgaaaAAGAAAATGTTGGGTACATGGCTTATCTAGAATGTGCCAAACTTTAAAAAACCCCAATTAGCCATGATTAGTACACACATGTACTACCATTTtagagcaagtttaatagtatagccagctgctggctataagccaTGTGCCATGTCATTTGTAGCTAACATAGAGCCAACATgtataatagtgagctataatCATGTACTACTTTATCAGTGGATGGCCCatatttcactctcacaaagtgcctagaagcacgtgctagagctggctcttgcatgagAGTCCACTCCTTTTCTCTCtcatcctctctctcctccaactaagcataaatatattattttaacccttatagccagctgactaggaatTATTATACTTGCTCTTAGTTTTGTTTTGCCAAGATATCCTTTGTGAAAAGTACACGGTGATGAAAGAACCACATGAAAATGATTAGTACACACATTAATAGCTAAAGAAACATTTGTATTTTTAGAGGGGGTGCCATGGCATCCCCACTGGACACTCCACTAGGCACATGTGGAGCAGCACAATTGTGCCATATTATCGCAATTTTTTCTCCGAAAAACTTGTGTGGCAACATGCATGTGCCACGTACGTTTATATGGCACCAACACCACAAATTATGTTGCTTGTTTGGATTTTGTTACCAGATCCATCTGTATATATATGTTACATGGCATGAACCTGCAAAATTTCAGCCAAAATGCCTAAAAGCTAGAAACTTCAGTTTTCCAAACACATAAAAATAGAATATCATAACAGACACATGTAAGTTTTCCCAAAAAATAATATAAAAACAATACATTCACACATACAGGTTTTACAAGATGTGCTACATAATGCTATATAGGACTCAGTGTATTATATAATTCTTTGCCACCATCTGATTTCCATGTGACCCAATTTGATCCAGTTTCCATCCAATTACGGATTGTTCTACTTTTACCTGATAATACATGATGCTGGTTACCGACGTGACAATGAAAACCACGTTATTACTTACCTATACCATGAGCATTTGATTAGAATTTAGTagttttaaatagccggctataggaTATAGCTGCGACTTGTGAAAAAGGCTATAGCCAGGCTATAGCGGGCTATAGCCACCTTTTAGCACGTGGACGCATTTAGCCGCACCTTGCTTGaaaggctatagccgggctatagcggggctatagccggctatttaaaactATGCTAAAACGACCTAGAACTGACCAGACCCCACCTTTGGTCGTTTGCAAAGGGAACACGTTATAGTTTGAAAATCTTTAAAGGTACAGTGCAGCTTTGTCTGTTCGTGAAAGTTTGAACTTGCTCTCTTATCTTTTTAGGCACCTTGCTCTCCTGTCTCCTAACCACCTTCTGTGAGAAGCTAGTTAGTTAGCTTTTGGAACAGACTAATGCCCTCAACATTCACTTCATTGTTGGTCATCACTAGTAGAATACATACATAATTCATGCCACCATGACAGGCGTAGAAGGGAATGAAAATGATATCATTGGTCAAACAAACTTAGTCCTCAAAGTATAGTTGATTACTAATTATCGCTATAAATTAATATATGAAAATGACTAGAGCTAGAAACGGTAGAAAAATGCTAAAGGGTGTGAAACGATAATTTTACCGTGTAGTACCATACTGATAAAAAACAGCCAACAAAGAATTGAAGACTTCACCACGCAGAAACCCTTAATTGAGTGGAAATATCTTCTCTCCTAAATTTATTTATCTCATTTCTTGAGAAGGCCATATATACATGCAACATGCATGATGCATTCTTCTCTTTCGAGTAATCTTTTCATTTCGACAGCTGGAGAGATCAACATAAAGACACAATTGGTTCAACTTTACTACCAAAAGCAATCCAGAGCTAGACATAAACATATATCAACTACATCAAGCATAGCTCTCGCCGAACAATAGACCTctgatcaagtgatcatcaatCATAGGATTCTTCCCAAAAGCTTCTTATTATAAGCATTGTGGTTACAGTCTGCAAGCACATTACGCGCACCGATGTGATGCCACTGAACTAGAGATAGAGAACATTGGTTCTTCAGTTTTCTGCATCTCTAGAAGGGGCCAAACGGTGCAATTCTTTCTGAAAAAAGTGGTGAAAACTGTGTAGGCGTGTGCATTCATGCAACTTTCACTTTGCAATTACATTACTGGGTGCTTTTGGCATAATCCTTCTTTTTTGACTCGAAAATGCTTCACGTACGATAAAATGGTTCCGATTTCTGTACGAGCAGACTCAGGAGGGACTTCCTGTGGCCCGTCCCACCTGCTGACAGATGCTGATATGAGTCTGATCGTACCAGCTCCTTACGGACACATGTGCCATAATGCAAGTAAAACTAATGTGGGAGAGGGACTTTGGTCTATTTTTGTTATGTACTTGTTAGGCACCTAATTGGCCTATGTTTGTTGCGTGTACTTGTTAGGCACCGGTCGGATATGGTAATGAACATCTGGGTTAGTTTATAGGAGTGCTGTTTTTCTCTTTAAACAGCTTGTTAATTGGTATGCGGGATGGGATTACGCGTAAGGGAAGTGACCGAGGGAGCAATTTATTCAATGCAAGCTTTAGTTGGTGTACTTAAGTTGTTAAGGAAGGACGGTCAATTATGTCTATTGTAGCATGTACCCATCACTTTACTTCTGGAGACGCATAACCAGCTAGTCCTATGATACGTGCATTTGTCATGATAGGAAACTCAACCATGAAATTTCCTGATCTTGGGCCCTATTGTACCAGCTAATTCCAAGTTCAATCATATCTTCTCGGTTCCTATGAGATGACAGAACACATAGATATTGCTAAGTCGGCAAGCAAGATTTAGGAAGCAAAAAACAACCAAGGGAAATAAGACAAAAAACATGCATGTAACAATCAGCTGAAAGTCGATCAGTAGGGGATCTAATCCATTTTTTACTGGCTTGAGAGTACTTCCAGTATATAGCTAAGATGGGCAAGCAGCAAGTAAACGGCCGCAATCAAGCTAGTAGGCAAGTGCATGCAAACACTGCTTGGAAATCAAGCAGCAGCTATAGCTAGCTGTCCTGCAAGTTGTGTGCGTGCGATTGGTTACAACGCACGCGGTGATCGACCACGCACCGCATATGTAGACCAAATCTCGGACGAACGCTAATTAAGTACTATATAAAATTGGGCCTGAAATGACCAAACGTATTAGTGACTCTCAGATGCCGGCTTATCGCCATAAAACTTATTCTCATCTGAACAGTCCCTCCCTTATCTGAATTACATCATCATCCCAGGAAAAGGAGGAAAAGGAAATTGTTCTACGTTAAAAACGCACTGCATGCTAGCTAGAAACGCCAAAATACTACTTGGCCGCAATTATTATCTTATAATAAGGTCATTTCAAATCCATGCAGAGTGGATTGTTCGTTGCTCCATTACCTTCTCTGTTCAGACTTTCAGGCCTTCAGGTTTCTGAGAACAGCAAAGCTGGCTAGCAAAGCCTGACGAAAGAATCAATCCTTCAGTGTTTGGTTTCACCGTGTGTTGCGTACGTCGTCAGTCTGGAGAATCTTCTGGTAGCAGGTTGAGACGCACATTGCACGCGCACGTTCACCGCCGTCGGATCGTGGCGCCTGACAACCCGGAAAAATCCTGTCCGTCCGGGTGAGACCCCCCATCCCCTATAAATCGTGGAAGGCTGGCTGTCCTTTGAACTTGAGAGCAAGAGAGCAGCAACTTCACGAGAAGCTTCCCACGCAGCAGCCTAGAGCTAGGTTCAGAAGCTAGCTAGGAAGAAAGCCTAGAGAATCAATGGGAGGGAGCCAGTCATGCTTCGGCGGCGGTAGCCGGGACTACGACGAGTACGAGCAGCCGTGGCGGTCGGCGAGGAAGGTGAGGCCGAGCGACGAGGACGGGCTGTGGTACGTCGGCGAGCGGGACGTCGACAGGAAGGCCACGGAGTTCATCGCCAGGTTCCACGCCTCCGCTAGCTACGTGGAGGCTTGAGCTTGAGCGCGCGGCCGGAAACCAAATATCTGTTCAATCTTTGCTCTGTCGATCTCGTCG
It includes:
- the LOC127311368 gene encoding uncharacterized protein, giving the protein MGGSQSCFGGGSRDYDEYEQPWRSARKVRPSDEDGLWYVGERDVDRKATEFIARFHASASYVEA